A window of the Nisaea acidiphila genome harbors these coding sequences:
- a CDS encoding acyl-CoA synthetase, translated as MNQAAILAQVARIHGDRPAVSFGRSVFRSYRELGTRAARLAGALRTELDLVPGDRVALAMKNHPLYLEILYAIWHAGLAAVPINAKLHPKEFAYILDNSGARACFATPDLAGMLAGIKNEVPDLEHLISTVDADIEELYEADPVPPASVDPDTLCWLFYTSGTTGRPKGAMITHRSLMFATTNYLADVDGIDPGDCMIHAAPMSHGSGLYAMPHIARGANNVVPESGGYDVEECLDLISNWPGASFFFAPTMVSRLINHPALGGADLTNLKTIVYGGGPMYLEDVLRAQEKLGPKLTQIYGLGEAPMTITGLPKSAYLDKDHPRYLARLGSAGFARTGVEVRVVDADGNNVGFGETGEIICRGDIVMGGYWQNPEATAKTIRDGWLWTGDLGAMDPDGYVTLKDRSKDMIISGGTNIYPREIEEVLLRHPDVYECAVVGRPHPDWGEEVVAFVVPHPDKEIETAELDALCLENIARFKRPKEYRLVTALTKNNYGKILKTELRDLLAGEAEG; from the coding sequence ATGAATCAGGCCGCAATATTGGCGCAGGTGGCGCGCATTCATGGCGACCGGCCGGCCGTTTCATTCGGCCGATCGGTGTTCCGGAGCTACCGCGAACTGGGTACTCGTGCTGCCCGCCTCGCCGGCGCGCTCAGAACCGAACTCGACCTTGTGCCGGGCGACCGGGTCGCACTGGCGATGAAGAACCACCCGCTCTATCTCGAAATCCTTTACGCGATCTGGCATGCCGGTCTTGCGGCGGTTCCGATCAACGCCAAGCTGCATCCAAAGGAGTTCGCCTACATCCTCGACAACAGCGGGGCGCGGGCCTGTTTCGCAACACCGGACCTCGCAGGCATGCTGGCCGGGATCAAGAACGAGGTTCCCGACCTGGAACACCTGATTTCCACCGTCGACGCCGATATCGAGGAACTCTACGAGGCCGATCCCGTCCCGCCCGCCTCCGTCGATCCGGACACGCTCTGCTGGCTCTTCTACACTTCCGGTACCACCGGGCGGCCGAAAGGCGCGATGATCACCCATCGCAGCCTGATGTTCGCGACCACGAACTATCTCGCAGACGTCGACGGGATCGATCCAGGCGACTGCATGATCCACGCCGCACCGATGAGCCACGGCTCCGGGCTCTACGCGATGCCGCATATCGCCCGCGGCGCCAACAATGTCGTGCCGGAAAGCGGCGGCTACGATGTGGAGGAGTGCCTCGACCTGATTTCGAACTGGCCGGGTGCGAGCTTCTTCTTCGCCCCGACCATGGTGAGCCGCCTGATCAACCATCCGGCCCTCGGCGGTGCGGACCTGACCAATCTCAAGACCATCGTCTATGGCGGCGGGCCGATGTATCTGGAGGACGTGCTGAGGGCGCAGGAAAAGCTCGGCCCGAAGCTGACCCAGATCTACGGTCTCGGAGAGGCGCCGATGACCATCACAGGCTTGCCGAAATCGGCCTATCTCGACAAGGACCATCCACGCTATCTCGCCCGCCTGGGCTCCGCCGGGTTCGCGCGCACCGGAGTAGAAGTCCGCGTGGTCGATGCCGACGGCAACAATGTCGGCTTCGGAGAGACCGGGGAGATCATCTGCCGCGGCGATATCGTCATGGGCGGCTATTGGCAGAACCCGGAGGCGACCGCCAAGACGATCCGCGACGGCTGGCTCTGGACCGGCGATCTCGGCGCGATGGATCCGGACGGTTACGTCACGCTGAAGGACCGCTCCAAGGACATGATCATCTCCGGCGGTACCAACATCTATCCGCGCGAGATCGAGGAGGTGCTGTTGCGCCACCCGGACGTCTATGAATGCGCGGTGGTCGGGCGCCCACATCCCGACTGGGGCGAGGAAGTGGTCGCCTTCGTTGTGCCGCATCCCGACAAGGAGATCGAGACGGCGGAATTGGACGCGCTTTGCCTCGAAAACATCGCCCGCTTCAAACGACCGAAGGAGTATCGGCTGGTCACGGCGCTGACCAAGAACAATTACGGGAAGATCCTGAAAACCGAGCTGCGCGACTTGCTGGCGGGCGAGGCGGAAGGCTAA
- a CDS encoding mechanosensitive ion channel family protein: MKALTGLRRLLLGLAICAYAMIFASGASMSQMPVTAQTAEPDPLQKLVSEMTPEQKDALTRLIETLDAHEKTGASVETGPSMVARMQTVLSGFRLYVSEKIAGLPDLLSSIGSGLAQAEGELLKLLGFLLLSIAAAVAAEQLFIRVAAPWRDRIRVPSGGALGEIIGKLGLRAVLELGGVVVFLVVALLIANAVPSNKEHVVSVSSFVLLAVGLARIAAAILRFVLAPNRPDLRLVAASDDTVRTLYRFLVFVFGAGGFLMFLSDFVVRAGQDVGEDMRFWTSLLATLWLIGTLWHTRAGLTRILIGDADEPTPGLARMARWWPPVMILLLTANWLFLQTAISAGVEVISPLRGTLVIVLILITPFLDTMVRGIASYLVPSEAVSGGTEFADESERPVPEIERQTRLSYIRIGRTLLFGAIVILVGKLWGLSLQGIASVGIGAELAAHMLGALLILACGYLVWEFCNLWINRRLIGEGVTGDAAAPAHGGGEGGGAGQSRLATVLPLVRVVLSAVIAVLTVLLALDSLGINITPLLAGAGVIGLAVGFGAQTLVKDVVSGVFFLLDDAFRVGEFIDAGGTLGAVEKISVRSILLRSVNGPIHIIPYGEIAKVTNMSRDWVIMKLRFTVPFDTDLDKVRKIFKKIGQEMMEVPELAEGIIEPFKSQGAADVDDVGIIVRGKFMTKPGHQFAVRKEVYSRVQRAFRENGIDFARKEVRVNIPGLGDHADLTPEQENAIAAAASQAAEPPAAEPQARKAPADDR, translated from the coding sequence ATGAAAGCGCTGACCGGACTTCGCCGTCTTCTGCTCGGGCTGGCCATCTGCGCGTATGCGATGATTTTCGCAAGCGGCGCGTCCATGTCGCAGATGCCGGTAACGGCGCAGACCGCCGAGCCGGACCCTTTGCAGAAGCTCGTCTCCGAGATGACGCCGGAGCAGAAAGATGCCCTGACCAGACTCATTGAGACACTGGACGCGCATGAGAAGACCGGTGCGTCCGTGGAAACCGGTCCCTCGATGGTCGCTCGGATGCAGACCGTTCTTTCCGGCTTTCGTCTTTATGTAAGCGAAAAAATCGCCGGGTTACCGGATCTGCTATCGAGTATTGGTTCGGGCTTGGCGCAGGCTGAAGGAGAGCTGCTGAAGCTACTCGGCTTTTTGCTGTTGAGCATTGCCGCCGCCGTCGCGGCGGAACAGCTCTTTATCCGCGTGGCTGCTCCGTGGCGCGATCGGATCAGGGTTCCGAGCGGCGGCGCTCTCGGAGAGATCATCGGCAAGCTCGGCCTGAGAGCGGTGCTCGAGCTTGGCGGTGTCGTCGTTTTCCTGGTGGTGGCGTTGCTGATCGCCAATGCGGTCCCGTCGAACAAGGAGCATGTGGTTTCGGTTTCCAGCTTCGTGCTTCTGGCGGTCGGGCTGGCGCGCATCGCCGCCGCCATCCTGCGATTTGTTCTCGCGCCGAACCGGCCAGACCTGCGTCTAGTCGCGGCGAGCGACGACACCGTGCGGACGCTCTACCGCTTTCTCGTGTTTGTTTTCGGAGCCGGCGGTTTTCTCATGTTCCTGTCGGATTTTGTCGTACGCGCCGGTCAGGATGTCGGAGAAGACATGCGCTTCTGGACCTCGCTCCTCGCGACACTTTGGCTGATAGGCACTCTCTGGCACACGCGCGCGGGATTGACCCGGATTTTGATCGGCGATGCAGACGAGCCGACCCCGGGCCTCGCGCGGATGGCGCGCTGGTGGCCGCCGGTCATGATTTTGCTGCTGACGGCAAACTGGCTGTTCCTTCAGACGGCGATCAGTGCGGGTGTCGAAGTGATCTCGCCGCTGCGTGGCACGCTCGTGATCGTCCTGATTCTCATCACGCCCTTTCTCGATACCATGGTTCGCGGGATCGCGAGTTATCTGGTGCCGTCCGAAGCCGTTTCCGGAGGAACGGAGTTTGCGGACGAGAGCGAAAGGCCGGTCCCGGAGATCGAGCGGCAGACCCGTCTCAGCTATATCCGGATTGGCCGGACGCTGCTTTTCGGTGCCATCGTTATCCTGGTCGGCAAACTTTGGGGGCTGAGCCTGCAGGGCATCGCGTCGGTCGGAATCGGCGCGGAGCTGGCGGCCCATATGCTCGGGGCGCTGCTGATCCTCGCCTGCGGTTATCTGGTTTGGGAATTCTGCAATCTCTGGATCAATCGCCGCCTCATCGGGGAAGGGGTGACGGGAGACGCGGCCGCACCCGCGCATGGCGGAGGCGAGGGCGGCGGGGCCGGTCAGTCGAGACTGGCGACCGTCCTGCCTTTGGTTCGCGTGGTTCTGAGCGCCGTCATTGCCGTTCTGACCGTGTTGCTGGCGCTCGACAGCCTCGGGATCAACATCACACCGCTGCTTGCTGGCGCCGGCGTTATCGGCCTTGCCGTCGGATTCGGAGCCCAGACACTGGTCAAGGATGTGGTCTCCGGGGTCTTTTTCCTTCTCGACGACGCCTTCCGGGTCGGCGAGTTCATCGATGCCGGCGGCACGCTCGGGGCGGTGGAGAAGATTTCTGTCCGCTCGATCCTGCTACGCTCGGTCAACGGGCCGATCCACATCATCCCCTATGGAGAGATCGCCAAGGTCACCAACATGAGCCGTGACTGGGTGATCATGAAGCTGCGTTTCACGGTGCCGTTCGACACCGATCTCGACAAGGTCCGGAAGATCTTCAAGAAAATCGGTCAGGAGATGATGGAAGTGCCGGAACTTGCGGAGGGTATCATCGAGCCCTTCAAATCTCAAGGTGCGGCGGATGTGGACGATGTCGGCATCATCGTTCGCGGCAAGTTCATGACCAAGCCGGGCCACCAGTTCGCGGTGCGCAAGGAAGTCTATTCCCGGGTCCAGAGAGCCTTCAGGGAGAACGGGATCGATTTCGCCCGCAAGGAAGTCCGCGTGAACATTCCGGGCCTCGGCGACCATGCCGATCTCACCCCGGAACAGGAGAACGCGATCGCGGCCGCCGCCAGCCAGGCGGCCGAGCCGCCTGCGGCTGAACCGCAGGCCAGGAAAGCGCCCGCCGACGACAGGTAA